The following DNA comes from Solanum stenotomum isolate F172 chromosome 11, ASM1918654v1, whole genome shotgun sequence.
gatTCAGAATCTACAttcctcaccctaactagatggtaaatgcaaACCTTAgcaatcatctttctagctttaagacaagagataAACTCACTCTTAGGCATATAATTCCCCCCTTTCCACTTTAGGACAAACTTATTTGGGAACTGGAACTTTGACtacacgagttctacaatcaataaaaGCATAACACGAgtgcagccaatccataccaaggatactatcaaagtctaacatatcaagctctgccaaatcaacaagattaactctatgggacaaggaaacaaGACACTTTCTATAAACcttcttagccacaatagattAACCAATAGGGTTAGAGACAGAAAAtggatctaacaacacatccgaaagaacatcaaacctcatagccacatatggcgtcacaaaagacaaggtagcactggaatcaagtaaagcatagacatcaagttgaaagactttcaacatactgATAACCACTTCAGGAGAACCCTTTTGCTCATGacgagtctgaagtgcataaaaTCTATTTTGCTTGGGATCATTTGAACCCGAACCACTTGGATCGGATAAAGGATTAGGTTGAGCCCTGCGACAATTATCTCCTTCATTCTTAGCAACTGAAGGACAATCTCTTATCTTGTGGTCCATCTTACCACACCCAAAACAAGCATTGGCACTCGCTAGGCACTTGCCCT
Coding sequences within:
- the LOC125845794 gene encoding uncharacterized protein LOC125845794, which produces MVVKECRIAMLVNDMDISRLMVHAQQIEEDKLKEMFGESKRDKTGYGNFSHARSNEHGRSKLFQRKHEGKCLASANACFGCGKMDHKIRDCPSVAKNEGDNCRRAQPNPLSDPSGSGSNDPKQNRFYALQTRHEQKGSPEVVINPFSVSNPIG